Proteins encoded within one genomic window of Amycolatopsis nigrescens CSC17Ta-90:
- a CDS encoding GH92 family glycosyl hydrolase has protein sequence MRARRTVHLPELLAVVVLALSLVAAAPVASASQVAPHRGSNVDLVNPLIGTDGESATEYGGMIPSTAPPFAMTRWSPMTRQNWVSRLPYHHDDTAISGFIGTHQPAIWMGDYGYVTGMPGVGEVKAGMDARALPYRHEDEIATPSKYSVDLQAGAGKTLKAELTGTSRAGDMRFSYPEGMPANFVLEATRAGIRGQVNVDQERREITGYNPDRQDNKLGPFKAANFKGYFVASFDTPFDSYGTSTGEALHENERGRTDAGVGAYVRFPAGTGQVRVRIGTSFISVEQARENLRREIPAWRGFDSVAAGTRAAWSEKLDRVHIKGASKDQLANFYTGMFHALQYPSEMSEYGRYYSAYDDKVHHGTSYTSYSLWDTFRAQNAFLTLFAPERIDDMVTSMLQDYREGGWLPMWKNPTETNIMVGTNADSIIAEVLNKGFHGFDRKLAYEAVHKNAMTPPDRDTELRFADREEGTPVEARAGLTTYKQNGWVASDRTAEAGSRTLDYAFEDWAVAQVAKAVGKPADAEFFLQRSKNYRNMYNAETGFMQSRNFDGTWAEGGWTEGDEWVYTFDVMHDMPGLIELMGKDRFTSTLDRHFAEGHNNHTNEPSHHIAYSYDYAGQPWKTQEQVRAIAESDYANRPDGLSGNDDLGQMSAWYLLSAIGVYPVNPASDQYAVGSPFFDEVTLRLPGSPRPLVVSAPGNSASNKYVKSLRVNGKPVAEPFISQRDLTRGGELRFTMSPTPHPWNPGK, from the coding sequence ATGCGTGCTCGCAGAACCGTCCACCTGCCCGAACTGCTCGCCGTGGTGGTGCTGGCGCTGAGCCTGGTCGCCGCGGCCCCGGTGGCTTCGGCGTCCCAGGTGGCCCCGCACCGGGGTTCGAACGTGGACCTGGTCAACCCGCTGATCGGCACCGACGGGGAGAGCGCGACCGAGTACGGCGGCATGATCCCGAGCACCGCGCCACCGTTCGCGATGACCCGCTGGTCGCCGATGACAAGGCAGAACTGGGTGAGCAGGCTGCCGTACCACCACGACGACACCGCGATCAGCGGCTTCATCGGCACCCACCAGCCGGCGATCTGGATGGGCGACTACGGCTACGTGACCGGGATGCCGGGCGTCGGCGAGGTCAAGGCCGGGATGGACGCGCGCGCCCTGCCCTACCGGCACGAGGACGAAATCGCCACCCCGTCGAAGTACTCCGTGGACCTCCAAGCCGGTGCCGGGAAGACGCTGAAGGCGGAGCTGACCGGCACCTCACGCGCCGGCGACATGCGGTTCAGCTACCCCGAGGGGATGCCGGCCAACTTCGTGCTGGAGGCGACCAGGGCCGGCATCCGTGGCCAGGTGAACGTGGACCAGGAGCGCCGCGAGATCACCGGCTACAACCCGGACCGCCAGGACAACAAGCTCGGCCCGTTCAAGGCGGCGAACTTCAAGGGCTACTTCGTGGCCAGCTTCGACACCCCGTTCGACAGCTACGGCACGTCGACCGGCGAGGCGCTGCACGAAAACGAGCGCGGCCGCACCGACGCCGGGGTCGGCGCGTACGTGCGGTTCCCGGCGGGCACCGGCCAGGTGCGGGTGCGGATCGGCACCTCGTTCATCTCGGTCGAGCAGGCCAGGGAGAACCTGCGGCGGGAAATCCCGGCCTGGCGCGGGTTCGACTCGGTGGCCGCGGGCACCAGGGCGGCCTGGAGCGAGAAACTGGACCGGGTGCACATCAAGGGCGCCAGCAAGGACCAGCTCGCGAACTTCTACACCGGCATGTTCCACGCCCTGCAGTACCCGTCGGAGATGTCGGAATACGGCCGCTACTACAGCGCCTACGACGACAAGGTGCACCACGGCACCAGCTACACCAGCTACTCGCTGTGGGACACCTTCCGCGCGCAGAACGCCTTCCTGACCCTGTTCGCGCCGGAGCGGATCGACGACATGGTCACGTCGATGCTGCAGGACTACCGGGAGGGCGGCTGGCTGCCGATGTGGAAGAACCCGACCGAGACCAACATCATGGTCGGCACCAACGCGGACTCGATCATCGCCGAGGTGCTCAACAAGGGCTTCCACGGGTTCGACCGGAAGCTGGCGTACGAGGCGGTGCACAAGAACGCGATGACCCCGCCGGACCGCGACACCGAGCTGCGCTTCGCCGACCGCGAGGAGGGCACTCCGGTGGAGGCCAGGGCCGGGCTGACCACCTACAAGCAGAACGGCTGGGTGGCCTCGGACCGGACCGCCGAAGCCGGTTCGCGGACGCTGGACTACGCCTTCGAGGACTGGGCCGTCGCCCAGGTGGCCAAGGCCGTCGGCAAACCGGCGGACGCCGAGTTCTTCTTACAGCGCAGCAAGAACTACCGGAACATGTACAACGCGGAGACCGGCTTCATGCAGTCGCGGAACTTCGACGGGACGTGGGCCGAAGGCGGCTGGACCGAGGGCGACGAGTGGGTCTACACCTTCGACGTCATGCACGACATGCCCGGCCTGATCGAGCTGATGGGCAAGGACCGCTTCACGTCCACTTTGGACCGGCATTTCGCGGAGGGGCACAACAACCACACCAACGAGCCGAGCCACCACATCGCCTACTCCTACGACTACGCTGGCCAGCCGTGGAAGACGCAGGAGCAGGTGCGGGCGATCGCGGAGAGCGACTACGCGAACCGGCCGGACGGGCTCAGCGGGAACGACGACCTCGGCCAGATGTCGGCCTGGTACCTGCTCTCCGCGATCGGCGTCTACCCGGTCAACCCGGCGTCTGACCAGTACGCGGTGGGCAGCCCGTTCTTCGACGAGGTGACCCTCCGGCTGCCCGGCTCGCCACGGCCGCTGGTGGTCTCCGCGCCCGGCAACTCGGCGTCGAACAAGTACGTGAAGTCGTTGCGCGTCAACGGAAAACCGGTCGCTGAGCCGTTCATCTCCCAGCGCGACCTGACCCGCGGCGGCGAACTCCGCTTCACCATGAGCCCCACCCCGCACCCCTGGAACCCGGGCAAATAG
- a CDS encoding cytochrome P450: MATPLIPAGFDFTDPDLYATRLPLEEFAELRQTAPVWWNPQRHNVAGFRDEGYWVVTRLEDVKEISKDSQLFSSQEKTAIIRFDENITEDNLNANRLVLLNMDAPQHTKLRRIVSKGFTPRSIGKLEDALRDRAARIVHAAKAKGSGDFVTDVACELPLQAIAELIGIPQEDRLKIFDWSNQMIAYDDPEYDIEPIAASAELLGYAWNMAEERRKCPMDDIVTKLIEADVDGESLASDEFGFFVLLLAVAGNETTRNAITHGMKAFIDHPDQWRLYQQERPKTAPDEIVRWATPVVAFQRTATADTELGGQRIRKGDRVGMFYSSANFDPEVFDEPEKFDILRDPNPHVGFGGTGSHYCIGANLARLEIDLIFNAIAQEMPGISEVAAPERLRSGWLNGIKHYQVKYE, from the coding sequence GTGGCCACACCGCTCATTCCCGCTGGGTTCGACTTCACCGATCCCGACCTGTACGCGACCAGGCTGCCACTGGAAGAGTTCGCCGAACTCCGGCAGACCGCCCCGGTCTGGTGGAACCCGCAGCGGCACAACGTCGCCGGGTTCCGCGACGAGGGCTACTGGGTGGTCACCCGGCTCGAGGACGTCAAAGAGATCTCCAAGGACAGCCAGCTCTTCTCCTCGCAGGAGAAGACCGCGATCATCCGGTTCGACGAGAACATCACCGAGGACAACCTGAACGCGAACCGGCTCGTCCTGCTGAACATGGACGCCCCGCAGCACACCAAGCTGCGCCGGATCGTGTCCAAGGGGTTCACCCCGCGCTCGATCGGCAAGCTGGAGGACGCGCTGCGCGACCGGGCCGCCCGGATCGTGCACGCGGCGAAAGCCAAGGGCTCCGGGGACTTCGTCACCGACGTCGCCTGCGAACTGCCCCTGCAGGCCATCGCCGAGCTGATCGGCATCCCGCAGGAGGACCGGCTCAAGATCTTCGACTGGTCCAACCAGATGATCGCCTACGACGACCCCGAGTACGACATCGAACCGATCGCGGCCTCCGCCGAACTGCTCGGCTACGCCTGGAACATGGCCGAAGAGCGCCGGAAGTGCCCGATGGACGACATCGTCACCAAGCTGATCGAGGCCGATGTGGACGGTGAGTCGCTGGCGTCGGACGAGTTCGGCTTCTTCGTCCTGCTGCTCGCGGTGGCCGGGAACGAAACCACCCGCAACGCCATCACGCACGGCATGAAGGCGTTCATCGACCACCCCGACCAGTGGCGGCTCTACCAGCAGGAGCGGCCCAAGACCGCGCCGGACGAGATCGTCCGCTGGGCCACCCCGGTGGTCGCCTTCCAGCGCACCGCGACCGCGGACACCGAGCTCGGCGGCCAGCGGATCCGCAAGGGCGACCGGGTCGGCATGTTCTACAGCTCGGCCAACTTCGACCCCGAGGTGTTCGACGAGCCGGAGAAGTTCGACATCCTGCGCGACCCCAACCCGCACGTCGGCTTCGGCGGCACCGGCTCGCACTACTGCATCGGGGCGAACCTGGCCAGGCTGGAGATCGACCTGATCTTCAACGCGATCGCGCAGGAGATGCCCGGCATCAGCGAGGTCGCGGCGCCGGAGCGGCTGCGTTCCGGCTGGCTCAACGGCATCAAGCACTACCAGGTCAAATACGAGTGA
- a CDS encoding steroid 3-ketoacyl-CoA thiolase — protein MREPVIVEAVRTPIGKRGGWLSGLHAAELLGAAQAALLERAGLDPALAEQVIGGSVTQAGEQAGNVTRTAWLHAGLPEATGATTIDAQCGSAQQATHLVAGLIAAGAIDVGVSCGVEAMSRVPLGANRGVDAGLPKPDAWAIDMPNQYGAAERIAVRRGLSRADVDRFGADSQRKAAEAWAEGRFEREVVPVKAPVLGEDGAPTGEARLVSKDQGLRETTVEGLARLKPVLEDGVHTAGTSSQISDGASAVLLMEADTARRLGLRPRARIVAQALVGSEPYYHLDGPVQSTERVLRRAGMAIGDLDLFEVNEAFASVVLSWQQVHRPDPAKVNVNGGAIALGHPVGNTGTRLITTALHELERRDASTALIAMCAGGALSTATILERL, from the coding sequence GTGCGTGAACCCGTCATCGTGGAAGCCGTCCGGACGCCGATCGGCAAACGCGGAGGGTGGCTCTCCGGGTTGCACGCGGCCGAGCTGCTCGGCGCCGCGCAGGCCGCGCTGCTGGAACGGGCCGGGCTGGACCCGGCGCTGGCCGAGCAGGTCATCGGCGGCTCGGTCACCCAGGCGGGCGAGCAGGCCGGCAACGTCACCCGCACCGCCTGGCTGCACGCCGGACTGCCCGAGGCCACCGGCGCCACCACCATCGACGCCCAGTGCGGCTCGGCGCAGCAGGCCACGCACCTGGTGGCCGGGCTGATCGCGGCGGGCGCGATCGACGTCGGCGTCTCCTGCGGGGTGGAGGCGATGAGCCGGGTGCCGCTGGGCGCCAACCGCGGGGTGGACGCGGGCCTGCCCAAGCCGGACGCCTGGGCGATCGACATGCCCAACCAGTACGGCGCGGCCGAGCGGATCGCGGTCCGGCGCGGGCTGAGCCGGGCGGACGTGGACCGGTTCGGCGCTGACTCCCAGCGCAAGGCCGCCGAAGCATGGGCGGAAGGCCGGTTCGAACGCGAGGTGGTCCCGGTCAAGGCGCCGGTGCTCGGCGAAGACGGCGCGCCGACCGGGGAGGCCCGGCTGGTCAGCAAGGACCAGGGGCTGCGCGAGACCACCGTCGAGGGCCTGGCCAGGCTCAAGCCGGTGCTCGAGGACGGGGTGCACACCGCCGGCACGTCCTCGCAGATCTCCGACGGCGCGTCCGCGGTACTGCTGATGGAGGCGGACACCGCCCGGCGGCTCGGGCTGCGGCCGCGGGCCAGGATCGTGGCGCAGGCGCTGGTCGGCAGCGAGCCCTACTACCACCTGGACGGTCCGGTGCAGTCGACCGAACGCGTGCTCCGGCGCGCCGGGATGGCCATCGGCGACCTCGACCTGTTCGAGGTGAACGAAGCCTTCGCGTCGGTGGTGCTGTCCTGGCAGCAGGTGCACCGGCCCGACCCGGCGAAGGTGAACGTCAACGGTGGCGCGATCGCGCTGGGCCACCCGGTGGGCAACACCGGCACCCGGCTGATCACCACCGCGCTGCACGAGCTCGAACGCCGCGACGCGAGCACCGCGCTGATCGCGATGTGCGCCGGCGGCGCCCTCTCCACCGCCACCATCCTCGAACGCCTCTGA
- a CDS encoding SDR family oxidoreductase — translation MPMELGLDGKVVLVTGGVRGVGAGITAAFLAAGAQVVTCARRPPEHPAGEAAFLPCDVRDPAQVERMIGELTGRYGRLDVLVNNAGGAPYAEAAAASDRFHEKVVALNLLAPLTVARCANAVMRQQDSGGAMVNISSVSGTRPSPGTASYGAAKAGLASLTESLAVEWAPKVRVNALAVGMVRTEQAELHYGDAAGVEAVGSTVPLGRLAEPSEIGACAVFLASPLASYVSGACLTVHGGGELPAFLAASTAKTAEERG, via the coding sequence GTGCCCATGGAACTCGGCCTGGACGGCAAGGTCGTGCTCGTCACCGGTGGCGTCCGCGGCGTCGGTGCCGGGATCACCGCGGCCTTTCTCGCGGCCGGTGCGCAGGTGGTGACCTGCGCCCGGCGTCCGCCGGAACACCCGGCGGGCGAGGCCGCCTTCCTGCCCTGCGACGTCCGCGATCCCGCTCAGGTGGAGCGCATGATCGGCGAGCTGACCGGGCGGTACGGCCGGCTCGACGTGCTGGTGAACAACGCCGGCGGCGCCCCCTACGCCGAGGCGGCCGCCGCGTCCGACCGGTTCCACGAGAAGGTGGTCGCGCTGAACCTGCTCGCTCCGCTGACCGTGGCCAGATGTGCCAATGCCGTTATGCGACAACAGGATTCCGGCGGCGCGATGGTGAACATCAGCAGCGTCAGCGGGACGAGGCCGTCGCCGGGCACGGCGTCCTACGGCGCGGCCAAGGCCGGCCTGGCCAGCCTGACCGAGAGCCTGGCGGTGGAGTGGGCGCCCAAGGTGCGGGTGAACGCGCTGGCGGTGGGCATGGTCCGCACCGAGCAGGCCGAACTGCACTACGGTGACGCGGCCGGGGTCGAAGCCGTCGGCTCGACCGTCCCGTTAGGACGGTTGGCGGAACCGAGCGAGATCGGCGCCTGTGCGGTCTTCCTGGCTTCACCGCTGGCTTCCTACGTCAGTGGCGCCTGCCTGACGGTGCACGGCGGCGGAGAACTGCCCGCCTTTCTGGCGGCGAGTACGGCGAAAACGGCAGAGGAGCGTGGATGA
- a CDS encoding nucleotidyltransferase domain-containing protein — MHDHEFTAHVADRLAGLPGVRAVSLGGSRAQGTHRPDSDWDFALYYRDRFDPAELRALGWPGEVSELGGWGGGVFNGGAWLRIDGRPVDLHYRDLGVIEHQLAEARAGRFQVEPLMFHLAGIPSYLVLGELALNLVLHGELPKPAYPDALRAAAPKAWSGMATLVLTYAEANHAPQGRLTETAGALAQAALQTAHAVLAARGEWVTNEKTLLARAGLREIDRIVGALTPDPAALTAAVAEARALLTATGK, encoded by the coding sequence ATGCACGATCATGAGTTCACCGCGCACGTGGCCGACCGGTTGGCCGGCCTGCCGGGGGTGCGCGCGGTTTCCCTCGGCGGGTCACGGGCGCAGGGCACGCACCGGCCGGACAGCGACTGGGACTTCGCGCTGTACTACCGGGACCGGTTCGACCCGGCGGAGCTGCGCGCGCTCGGCTGGCCCGGCGAGGTGTCCGAGCTCGGCGGCTGGGGCGGCGGGGTGTTCAACGGCGGCGCCTGGCTGCGGATCGACGGCAGGCCGGTCGACCTGCACTACCGCGACCTCGGGGTGATCGAGCACCAGCTGGCCGAGGCGCGGGCCGGGCGGTTCCAGGTGGAGCCGCTGATGTTCCACCTCGCCGGGATACCGAGCTACCTGGTGCTCGGCGAGCTGGCGCTCAACCTCGTGCTGCACGGGGAGTTGCCGAAGCCGGCGTACCCGGACGCGCTGCGCGCCGCGGCGCCGAAGGCCTGGTCCGGCATGGCGACGCTGGTGCTCACCTACGCTGAGGCGAACCACGCGCCGCAGGGCAGGCTGACCGAGACGGCGGGCGCGCTGGCGCAGGCCGCGCTGCAGACCGCGCACGCGGTGCTCGCCGCCCGCGGTGAATGGGTGACGAACGAGAAGACCCTGCTCGCCCGCGCCGGCCTCCGCGAGATCGACCGCATCGTCGGCGCCCTCACCCCGGACCCGGCCGCCCTCACCGCCGCCGTCGCCGAAGCCCGCGCCCTCCTCACCGCCACGGGCAAATAG
- a CDS encoding enoyl-CoA hydratase family protein — MPAPVTTARAEPGIQLVTVHAPPVNALTVQGWFDLAAAVTAAGEDPECHVVVLRAEGRGFNAGVDIKEIQRESEDGSYTALLGANRGCAAAFSAVYECAVPVIAAVHGFCLGGGIGLVGNADVVVAADDATFGLPEVDRGALGAATHLARLVPQHLMRTLYYTAGTVDAHQLHHHGSVYQVVPKAELDETALALARRIAAKDTRVIRAAKEAINGIDPQPVHRSYRFEQGFTFELNLAGAGDSARQEFLNGKGN; from the coding sequence ATGCCTGCCCCCGTCACCACCGCCCGCGCCGAGCCGGGAATCCAGCTGGTCACCGTGCACGCCCCACCGGTGAACGCGCTGACCGTGCAAGGCTGGTTCGATCTCGCGGCCGCGGTGACCGCCGCCGGCGAGGACCCGGAATGTCATGTCGTGGTGCTGCGCGCCGAAGGCCGCGGCTTCAACGCCGGCGTGGACATCAAGGAAATCCAGCGGGAAAGCGAGGACGGCTCCTACACCGCGCTGCTCGGCGCGAACCGGGGCTGCGCGGCGGCGTTCTCCGCGGTGTACGAGTGCGCAGTGCCGGTGATCGCGGCCGTGCACGGGTTCTGCCTCGGCGGCGGGATCGGCCTTGTCGGCAACGCGGACGTGGTGGTGGCCGCCGACGACGCCACCTTCGGACTGCCCGAAGTGGACCGTGGCGCGCTCGGCGCGGCAACGCACCTGGCCAGGCTGGTGCCGCAGCACCTGATGCGCACGCTGTACTACACCGCCGGCACCGTGGACGCGCATCAGCTGCACCACCACGGTTCGGTGTACCAAGTGGTGCCGAAGGCCGAGCTGGACGAGACCGCGCTCGCGCTGGCGCGGCGGATAGCGGCCAAGGACACCAGGGTGATCAGGGCGGCCAAGGAGGCCATCAACGGAATCGACCCGCAGCCGGTGCACCGCAGCTACCGGTTCGAACAGGGCTTCACCTTCGAGCTCAACCTGGCCGGCGCGGGCGACTCCGCGCGCCAGGAATTCCTCAACGGCAAGGGGAACTGA
- a CDS encoding thiolase domain-containing protein, producing the protein MGKQPVAVLGTGQTHHRAKRTDVSMPGLIREAVDRAMADAGVEWPDIDAVVLGKAPDLFEGVMMPELFLADSLGATGKPLLRVHTAGSVGGSTALVAAALIQAGVHRRVLTVAFEKQSESNAMWGLSILPPFQMPVGAGAGGYFAPHVRSYIRRSGAPSHIGAIVAAKDRRNGALNPFAHLRQGEITVESVQASQMLWDPIRYDETCPSSDGACAMVLGDEAAGDAVPGGAAWVHATAMRTEPTTFAGRDQVNPQAGRDAAAALWKEAGITDPLSEVDTAEIYVPFSWFEPMWLENLGFAAEGAGWKITEAGETALGGRLPVNPSGGVLSSNPIGASGMLRFSEAAKQVMGRAGDYQVDGARVALGHAYGGGSQYFSMWVVGAAKPAA; encoded by the coding sequence ATGGGCAAGCAACCAGTCGCCGTGCTCGGCACCGGCCAGACCCACCACCGGGCCAAGCGAACCGACGTCTCGATGCCGGGGCTGATCCGGGAGGCCGTGGACAGGGCGATGGCCGACGCCGGGGTGGAATGGCCGGACATCGACGCGGTCGTGCTCGGCAAGGCCCCGGACCTGTTCGAGGGCGTGATGATGCCGGAGCTGTTCCTGGCCGACTCCCTCGGCGCGACCGGGAAACCGCTGCTGCGCGTGCACACCGCGGGCTCGGTCGGCGGGTCCACCGCGTTGGTCGCGGCCGCGCTGATCCAGGCCGGGGTGCACCGCCGGGTGCTGACCGTCGCCTTCGAGAAGCAGTCCGAGTCGAACGCGATGTGGGGCCTGTCCATCCTGCCGCCGTTCCAGATGCCGGTGGGCGCCGGTGCGGGCGGATACTTCGCACCGCACGTGCGCTCCTACATCCGCCGCTCCGGCGCGCCGTCGCACATCGGCGCGATCGTGGCCGCGAAGGACCGGCGCAACGGCGCGCTGAACCCGTTCGCGCACCTGCGCCAGGGCGAGATCACGGTGGAGTCGGTGCAGGCGTCGCAGATGCTGTGGGACCCGATCCGCTACGACGAGACCTGCCCGTCCTCGGACGGCGCCTGCGCGATGGTGCTCGGCGACGAGGCGGCCGGGGACGCGGTGCCGGGCGGGGCGGCCTGGGTGCACGCGACCGCGATGCGCACTGAGCCGACCACCTTCGCCGGCCGCGACCAGGTGAACCCGCAGGCCGGCCGGGACGCCGCGGCCGCGCTGTGGAAGGAAGCCGGCATCACCGACCCGCTGTCCGAAGTGGACACCGCGGAGATATACGTGCCGTTCTCCTGGTTCGAACCGATGTGGCTGGAGAACCTCGGTTTCGCGGCGGAGGGCGCCGGCTGGAAGATCACCGAGGCCGGGGAGACCGCGCTCGGCGGCAGGCTGCCGGTGAACCCGTCCGGCGGAGTGCTCTCCTCCAACCCGATCGGCGCCTCCGGCATGCTGCGCTTCTCCGAAGCCGCCAAACAGGTGATGGGCCGGGCCGGCGACTACCAGGTCGACGGCGCGCGCGTCGCGCTCGGGCACGCCTACGGTGGCGGTTCCCAGTACTTCTCCATGTGGGTGGTCGGCGCCGCCAAGCCGGCCGCTTGA
- a CDS encoding SDR family oxidoreductase gives MSGIADGRVVIVTGAGRGIGRAHALAFADAGARVVVNDLGAGLDGSGGSGGPAQQVADEIVAAGGEAVANTDDVADWAGAGRLVRTAVDTFGGLDVLVNNAGFLRDRMLVNLTEQEWDAVVRVHLKGHFAPMRHAAEYWRAESKAGRTRSARVVNTSSGAGLLGSVGQGNYSAAKAGIAGLTLVAAAEFGRYGVTVNAIAPAARTRMTEGAFAEDMAAPADGFDAMAPENVSPLVVWLGSAESSAVTGRVFEVDGGRVSLAQSWRHGPAEDKGARWEPAELGPVVTRLIAAAPPPPPPPPTPPPPPPPPPR, from the coding sequence ATGAGCGGCATCGCAGACGGCCGGGTGGTCATCGTCACCGGAGCGGGCCGGGGGATCGGCAGGGCGCATGCGCTGGCCTTCGCCGACGCGGGCGCGCGGGTGGTGGTGAACGACCTCGGCGCCGGCCTGGACGGCAGCGGCGGCTCCGGCGGTCCGGCGCAGCAGGTGGCCGACGAGATCGTGGCGGCCGGCGGCGAGGCGGTGGCGAACACCGACGACGTCGCGGACTGGGCCGGTGCCGGGCGGCTGGTGCGGACCGCGGTGGACACCTTCGGCGGGCTGGACGTGCTGGTGAACAACGCGGGCTTCCTGCGCGACCGGATGCTGGTGAACCTGACCGAGCAGGAGTGGGACGCGGTGGTCCGGGTCCATCTGAAGGGCCATTTCGCGCCGATGCGGCATGCCGCGGAGTACTGGCGCGCGGAGAGCAAGGCAGGGCGGACCCGGTCGGCCAGGGTGGTCAACACCAGCTCGGGCGCGGGGCTGCTGGGCAGCGTCGGGCAGGGCAACTACTCCGCGGCGAAGGCCGGGATCGCCGGGCTGACCCTGGTCGCGGCCGCGGAGTTCGGCCGGTACGGCGTCACCGTGAACGCGATCGCGCCCGCCGCGCGGACCAGGATGACCGAGGGTGCCTTCGCCGAGGACATGGCCGCCCCGGCGGACGGTTTCGACGCGATGGCACCGGAAAACGTGTCCCCGCTGGTGGTCTGGCTGGGCAGCGCGGAGTCCTCGGCGGTGACCGGCCGGGTGTTCGAGGTGGACGGCGGCCGGGTCTCGCTGGCCCAGTCGTGGCGGCACGGCCCGGCCGAGGACAAGGGCGCCCGCTGGGAACCCGCCGAACTCGGCCCCGTCGTCACCCGCCTCATCGCCGCCGCCCCCCCCCCCCCCCCCCCCCCCCCCACCCCCCCCCCCCCCCCCCCCCCCCCCCCCCGCTGA
- a CDS encoding CoA transferase subunit A, with translation MADKRMTPDEVVAELTDGMTVGIGGWGSRRKPMALVRAILRSPLRDLTVVSYGGPDVGLLASAGKIRRLVFGFVTLDSVPYDPWFGRVREAGEIEVTEYDEGVFGTGLSAAAGRLPFLPTRAGLGSDVLRLNPHLKTVRSPYPDGEELLAVPALELDAALVHLNRADARGNAQYLGPDPYFDELFALAAKRCYVSVEKVVETAELTATAPVQSLLLSRGLVHGVAETPNGAHFTTAAPDYGRDERFQRHYVAAAKDPGEWPKFVDRFLSGDEAHYQAEVARFTEEAA, from the coding sequence ATGGCCGACAAGCGGATGACCCCGGACGAGGTGGTCGCCGAGCTCACCGACGGGATGACCGTCGGCATCGGCGGCTGGGGCTCCCGGCGCAAGCCGATGGCGCTGGTGCGCGCGATACTGCGCTCGCCGTTGCGGGATCTGACCGTGGTGTCCTACGGCGGTCCGGACGTCGGGCTGCTCGCTTCGGCCGGCAAGATCCGACGGCTGGTCTTCGGTTTCGTCACCCTGGACTCGGTGCCCTACGACCCGTGGTTCGGCAGGGTCCGCGAGGCGGGTGAGATCGAGGTGACCGAGTACGACGAAGGCGTGTTCGGCACCGGGCTTTCCGCCGCCGCCGGGCGGCTGCCGTTCCTGCCGACCAGGGCCGGCCTCGGCTCGGACGTGCTCCGGCTGAACCCGCACCTGAAGACCGTGCGCTCGCCCTACCCGGACGGCGAGGAGCTGCTCGCGGTGCCCGCGCTGGAGCTGGACGCCGCGCTGGTCCACCTCAACCGGGCGGACGCCAGGGGCAACGCGCAGTACCTCGGCCCGGACCCGTATTTCGACGAACTGTTCGCGCTCGCCGCGAAGCGTTGTTACGTCTCGGTGGAGAAGGTCGTCGAGACCGCGGAACTGACCGCGACCGCACCGGTGCAGAGCCTGCTGCTGAGCCGCGGGCTGGTGCACGGCGTCGCGGAAACGCCGAACGGCGCGCATTTCACCACCGCCGCCCCGGACTACGGCCGCGACGAACGATTCCAGCGGCACTACGTGGCGGCTGCGAAGGATCCCGGCGAGTGGCCGAAGTTCGTGGACCGCTTCCTCTCCGGCGACGAGGCGCATTACCAGGCCGAGGTGGCCCGGTTCACCGAGGAGGCCGCATGA